Proteins co-encoded in one Methyloterricola oryzae genomic window:
- a CDS encoding polysaccharide biosynthesis protein, which produces MDLFVKLRSRSVILTHDLFMVALAWLGAYWLRFNLSAVPDPYWTVGLYWLTPVILLQALLFHVFGLYRGVWRFASIPDLVRIGKSVSLGVVGIALMAFLYNRLFGVPRSVLPLYAVLLVMLLCGPRILYRMSKDRGALQEHGKRALIVGAGCAGEMLVRELMRERDSGFLPVAFVDDDVRKKGREIHGLRVRGDCGRIPRLVRSQNIETILIALPSATEKDMRRIVEICEGTGVPFLTLPSVQDSLAGGLTRSLRDVSIEDLLGRDPVRLDRGAVGQYLAGKRVLVTGGGGSIGSQLCRQIAQFQVERLVIFDQSEYNLYKIEADLRRDHPRCQVVPLLGSVTDREAVERMLGAHRPDVIFHAAAYKHVPLLQEQARIAILNNVMGTRSLAESALAAGVGEFVLISTDKAVNPTNVMGASKRAAEMLAQCLNEQGRTRFVTVRFGNVLDSAGSVVPLFREQIRAGGPVTVTHPDITRYFMTIPEACQLIMQAAAVGEGGEVFVLDMGEPVKVRYLAEQMIRLSGKRPGIDVRIEYIGLRPGEKMYEELFHHQEQLAPTGHSKLFLAQSRRLDRVELLGRMDELAAAIAAFDEARILDLLKGLVPEFENGAGELAVVSGSTKDTVEITQTALVL; this is translated from the coding sequence GTGGACCTGTTCGTCAAACTGCGTTCCCGCTCGGTCATCCTGACCCATGATCTATTCATGGTGGCCCTGGCCTGGTTGGGTGCCTACTGGCTGCGCTTCAACCTGTCGGCCGTGCCCGATCCCTATTGGACTGTGGGTCTCTACTGGCTGACCCCGGTCATCCTGTTGCAGGCCCTGCTTTTCCACGTGTTCGGCCTGTATCGCGGGGTCTGGCGCTTCGCTTCCATTCCGGACCTGGTGCGCATCGGCAAGTCCGTGAGCCTGGGCGTGGTGGGCATAGCCCTCATGGCGTTCCTGTACAACCGGTTGTTCGGCGTGCCGCGCTCGGTGCTGCCGCTTTACGCCGTCCTGCTGGTTATGCTGTTGTGCGGTCCGCGCATCCTCTATCGCATGTCCAAGGACAGAGGCGCCTTACAGGAGCATGGCAAACGAGCCCTGATCGTGGGCGCCGGCTGCGCCGGGGAAATGCTGGTGCGTGAACTCATGCGCGAGCGCGACTCGGGCTTTTTGCCCGTGGCGTTTGTCGACGACGATGTCCGCAAGAAGGGCCGCGAGATCCACGGGCTGCGCGTGCGCGGCGACTGCGGGCGGATTCCCCGCCTGGTGCGCAGCCAGAACATCGAGACCATCCTGATCGCTTTGCCCTCCGCCACGGAAAAGGACATGCGCCGTATCGTGGAGATTTGCGAGGGTACGGGTGTGCCGTTCCTGACTCTGCCCTCGGTTCAGGACTCCTTGGCCGGCGGGCTGACCCGATCCTTGCGCGATGTGTCCATCGAAGACCTGCTGGGTCGGGACCCGGTGCGCCTGGACCGAGGCGCGGTCGGACAGTATCTGGCGGGCAAGCGGGTACTGGTTACCGGCGGAGGTGGCTCCATTGGTTCGCAACTGTGCCGGCAGATCGCCCAGTTCCAGGTCGAGCGGCTGGTCATCTTCGACCAGAGCGAGTACAACCTCTACAAGATCGAGGCGGATCTGCGCCGCGACCATCCGCGTTGCCAGGTGGTGCCGCTGCTGGGCAGCGTGACTGACCGCGAGGCCGTTGAGCGCATGCTCGGCGCGCACCGGCCCGATGTGATCTTCCATGCCGCGGCCTACAAGCACGTGCCGCTTCTGCAGGAGCAGGCGCGCATCGCCATCCTCAACAATGTCATGGGAACCCGGTCTCTGGCGGAGTCCGCCCTGGCTGCGGGCGTCGGCGAATTCGTGCTGATTTCCACCGACAAAGCCGTCAATCCCACCAATGTCATGGGCGCGAGCAAGCGCGCCGCAGAGATGCTGGCGCAATGCCTCAACGAGCAGGGTCGCACCCGGTTCGTTACGGTGCGCTTCGGCAATGTGCTGGATTCGGCGGGCAGCGTCGTGCCGCTGTTCCGCGAACAGATCCGCGCGGGCGGGCCGGTGACCGTGACCCATCCGGACATCACCCGTTACTTCATGACCATCCCCGAAGCCTGCCAACTCATCATGCAGGCCGCCGCCGTGGGGGAGGGCGGGGAAGTGTTCGTGCTCGACATGGGGGAGCCGGTCAAGGTACGCTACTTGGCCGAACAGATGATCCGGCTCAGCGGCAAGCGCCCGGGGATCGATGTGCGCATCGAGTACATCGGCCTGCGTCCCGGCGAAAAGATGTACGAGGAACTGTTTCATCACCAGGAACAGTTGGCGCCCACCGGGCACAGCAAACTCTTCCTCGCGCAGTCACGCCGACTCGACCGGGTTGAACTGCTCGGACGGATGGATGAACTGGCCGCCGCCATCGCGGCGTTCGACGAGGCCCGAATCCTGGATCTGCTCAAAGGACTGGTGCCGGAATTCGAGAACGGTGCTGGCGAGCTGGCGGTTGTGTCGGGTAGTACTAAGGACACAGTCGAGATCACGCAAACCGCACTTGTATTGTGA
- a CDS encoding right-handed parallel beta-helix repeat-containing protein — translation MLFNRLLDVLRTGILLVVVSLIPLKAAAAPSTRFWVAPYGNDQGPGSEISPFRTLERARDAVRALPKRLSGDIYVNIKAGHYRLDKPLVLDEGDSGRTGHDVVYRAADGGAVVISGAIPVTNWQPTDVPKVWMARVGAHRSRQFYVNGRRAIRARTTAFPAGFRPCNKPSVYPLCVSLISGVEYVPSDLNSNAWNDPSTWKNPEHIEAVSQVQWKMYRFPLQTVLPYDGLSPGLMIFQEPAWTNANLFQDSAGNQAVWGLWQVTWFENAREFLDEPGEWYLDEAEGNLYYFARTDEDMASVDAELPILETLVQGHGKHGAPIHNIRFEGLTFTGATWMQPSSPDGYISDQSGFHLTGFGHVPNVIGHDPSDERTPGNVTFRYAHHIQFKANIFSHLGAVALDFGTGSQDNLIASNLFYDISSAAIQVGGIDRVDHHPTNRYDRTRGNTIFNNLVRETGREYTDAAGIYLGFTSDSLVSHNTVVNVPWSGIAMGWGWGLLDVGSYPGVSHAYSGQWGMWQTPSSNRRSRIINNRVDDFINTSWDGGAVYTTGFQGSGLRNGLVISQNVATNKRPLGGGNTFYTDGGSRFITLKGNVSLFNPQGVAEFAPDPNPLDPLPYAGLLPLFDGLPYGGDFGGCLTYGDITFRGNFHWYLTPVEFFDLCKGTTYQSGNFPIHLVWKNNRRVSAPADVPKRLLERAGVMSRPASIPESLWIVPPSP, via the coding sequence ATGCTTTTCAACAGATTGCTCGACGTTTTGAGGACCGGCATTTTGCTGGTGGTGGTCAGCTTGATCCCGCTAAAAGCGGCTGCGGCGCCGTCAACGCGTTTCTGGGTTGCTCCCTATGGCAACGATCAGGGACCGGGTTCCGAAATTAGCCCTTTCAGAACACTGGAGCGTGCCAGAGACGCTGTCCGCGCGCTTCCAAAACGATTATCGGGTGATATTTACGTCAATATAAAAGCTGGTCACTATCGACTTGATAAGCCACTCGTGCTGGACGAAGGCGATTCGGGTCGAACTGGTCATGACGTAGTGTATAGGGCTGCTGATGGTGGAGCCGTCGTGATTTCAGGTGCAATCCCCGTCACGAATTGGCAGCCTACCGATGTGCCAAAAGTCTGGATGGCGCGCGTAGGTGCTCATCGAAGCCGTCAGTTCTATGTGAATGGAAGGCGGGCTATTCGAGCCCGGACGACCGCATTTCCTGCCGGCTTTCGTCCATGCAACAAGCCCTCTGTATATCCACTGTGCGTCAGTCTGATCAGTGGCGTCGAGTACGTCCCATCCGATCTCAATTCGAACGCGTGGAATGACCCCTCAACCTGGAAAAATCCCGAACACATCGAAGCGGTATCACAGGTGCAATGGAAGATGTACCGTTTTCCCTTGCAGACTGTGCTTCCTTACGATGGGCTGAGCCCGGGCCTCATGATTTTCCAAGAGCCGGCCTGGACCAATGCGAACTTATTTCAGGACAGCGCTGGGAATCAGGCCGTCTGGGGCTTGTGGCAGGTTACTTGGTTCGAGAATGCGCGGGAGTTCCTCGATGAGCCTGGAGAATGGTATCTCGATGAGGCGGAGGGAAACCTTTACTACTTCGCCCGAACTGACGAGGACATGGCGTCTGTGGACGCTGAATTACCCATTCTCGAGACGCTCGTGCAGGGGCATGGGAAGCATGGCGCGCCGATCCACAACATACGCTTCGAAGGTCTTACTTTCACCGGTGCGACCTGGATGCAGCCCAGCAGCCCGGACGGATACATATCAGACCAGAGCGGGTTTCATCTCACCGGCTTCGGGCACGTGCCCAACGTGATCGGGCATGACCCGAGCGATGAGCGTACCCCGGGGAATGTCACCTTCCGCTATGCCCACCACATCCAATTCAAGGCCAACATATTCTCCCATCTGGGCGCCGTGGCTCTCGATTTCGGAACGGGAAGCCAAGACAATTTAATTGCTTCCAATCTTTTCTACGATATCTCTTCGGCCGCCATACAAGTGGGGGGAATCGACCGTGTTGATCACCATCCCACGAATCGCTACGACCGAACCCGAGGTAATACGATCTTTAATAACCTCGTGCGGGAGACTGGGCGGGAATATACCGACGCGGCCGGCATCTATCTTGGGTTCACTTCCGACAGTTTGGTCAGCCATAACACCGTGGTGAATGTTCCTTGGTCGGGGATTGCAATGGGCTGGGGTTGGGGGCTGCTCGATGTCGGCAGTTATCCGGGCGTTTCACATGCCTACAGTGGCCAGTGGGGCATGTGGCAGACCCCAAGCAGCAACCGCAGAAGCCGGATAATCAACAACCGAGTTGATGACTTCATTAATACGTCTTGGGATGGCGGGGCTGTTTACACCACCGGGTTTCAGGGTAGCGGCCTCAGGAATGGCCTGGTGATCTCCCAGAATGTCGCAACAAACAAACGGCCCTTAGGCGGCGGCAATACTTTCTACACAGACGGAGGAAGTCGCTTTATTACCCTAAAAGGCAATGTCTCGTTGTTCAACCCACAAGGGGTAGCCGAATTCGCACCCGATCCCAACCCCCTGGACCCACTACCTTACGCAGGCCTATTGCCTCTTTTCGACGGCCTCCCGTATGGCGGTGACTTTGGAGGATGCCTAACCTACGGTGACATCACCTTCAGAGGGAACTTCCATTGGTATTTGACGCCTGTCGAGTTTTTTGACTTGTGCAAGGGTACTACCTATCAATCCGGTAATTTTCCCATTCATTTGGTATGGAAGAACAATCGCAGGGTCTCAGCTCCCGCTGACGTTCCGAAACGTCTCCTAGAACGTGCCGGCGTTATGAGTCGGCCGGCAAGCATACCCGAGAGCCTCTGGATTGTTCCGCCTAGTCCTTGA
- a CDS encoding MraY family glycosyltransferase yields MHFWNAGALLAAVFALSFLITGRVRRYAQGRLLDVPNDRSSHQAPTPRGGGLAIVLAFALGLLVSSAAGWLSGQSLAFLTGGLMVAAVGFWDDHGHVPARWRMLAHVLAAVLAVYGMGGMAVLWVNGQTVALGWAGPVLAVVFIAWMLNLFNFMDGIDGIAAGEALSVAASAAGLSLWFQPDTRLWLAYALLAMAASGFLLWNWPPARIFMGDVGSGFLGFMLGVFALAGGAGGGLSLVVWLILTGVFVVDASFTLAIRMISGQRWYEAHRSHAYQKASRVLGGHKPVTLRVLLINGVWLLPLAALAAARPELELGVLLLAYLPLLILAACLGAGRAS; encoded by the coding sequence ATGCACTTCTGGAACGCCGGAGCCTTGCTCGCCGCAGTATTTGCGTTGTCCTTCCTGATCACCGGGCGGGTTCGTCGCTATGCGCAGGGACGCTTGCTGGACGTGCCCAACGACCGCAGTTCGCACCAAGCGCCGACACCGCGGGGCGGCGGTTTGGCCATCGTACTGGCCTTTGCGTTGGGCTTGTTGGTTTCCTCGGCGGCGGGCTGGCTGTCTGGACAGTCCCTGGCGTTCCTTACCGGCGGGCTGATGGTGGCCGCCGTCGGCTTTTGGGACGATCACGGTCATGTGCCGGCGCGTTGGCGGATGCTGGCCCACGTGCTGGCGGCAGTCCTGGCGGTTTACGGCATGGGGGGCATGGCCGTCCTGTGGGTGAACGGTCAGACTGTGGCGCTCGGCTGGGCCGGGCCGGTCCTTGCGGTCGTATTCATCGCCTGGATGCTGAATCTGTTCAACTTCATGGATGGCATCGATGGCATCGCGGCAGGCGAGGCACTCAGCGTCGCGGCGAGCGCCGCGGGACTCTCACTCTGGTTCCAGCCTGACACCCGACTCTGGCTGGCCTATGCTTTGCTGGCCATGGCCGCAAGCGGCTTTCTGCTCTGGAACTGGCCTCCCGCGCGGATTTTCATGGGCGATGTGGGCAGCGGCTTCCTCGGCTTCATGCTGGGGGTGTTCGCCTTGGCGGGTGGAGCCGGCGGTGGCCTCAGCCTGGTGGTATGGTTGATTCTGACGGGGGTCTTCGTGGTGGATGCCAGTTTTACCTTGGCGATCAGAATGATTTCGGGCCAGCGCTGGTACGAAGCGCACCGCAGTCATGCTTATCAGAAGGCCAGCCGCGTGCTGGGAGGGCATAAGCCCGTGACTCTCCGGGTACTCCTCATCAATGGGGTGTGGCTGCTGCCCCTGGCCGCGCTGGCCGCGGCTAGGCCGGAACTGGAGCTGGGCGTGCTGCTGCTGGCGTACCTCCCCTTACTGATTCTGGCGGCGTGCTTGGGCGCCGGACGCGCCAGCTGA
- the rplM gene encoding 50S ribosomal protein L13, with product MKTFSAKPAEVKRDWYVIDADGKTLGRLSTEIARRLRGKHKAEYTPHVDTGDYIIVINAEKVHVTGNKEQDKIYYKHTGFIGNMKSVSLGKLRGTHPERIIQTAVKGMLPKNPLGRAMFKKLKVYAGTEHGHQAQQPKLLEI from the coding sequence ATGAAAACGTTTAGCGCAAAGCCGGCCGAAGTAAAGCGCGACTGGTACGTCATCGACGCCGATGGAAAGACGCTCGGTAGACTGTCCACCGAAATCGCACGCCGTCTGCGCGGTAAGCACAAGGCCGAGTACACCCCGCACGTGGATACCGGCGATTACATCATCGTCATCAATGCCGAAAAAGTGCACGTGACGGGCAATAAGGAACAGGACAAGATTTACTACAAGCACACCGGCTTCATTGGCAACATGAAGTCCGTAAGCTTGGGCAAACTGCGCGGCACACATCCGGAGCGCATCATCCAGACCGCCGTAAAGGGCATGTTGCCGAAGAACCCGTTGGGTCGTGCGATGTTCAAGAAGCTCAAGGTGTATGCCGGTACCGAGCATGGACATCAGGCACAGCAGCCGAAGTTGTTGGAAATTTAA
- a CDS encoding TIGR03790 family protein: MIGRLPLLLVFVLAWAGSALAVPAFELGRTGLEPRDLAVVINEDDPISVKSGEYYAQRRGIPSENLVRVRFPYKDEVLSRGDFQRLKSEVDRLTPSHVQAYALAWTTPYRVDCMSITAAFTFGFDPAYCSRSKCGTTKASPYFNSPSRAPHQDLAMRPSMMLAGQTYQDVKALIDRGISADFTYPRGTGYLVNTKDKNRSVRSVYFDEIVRVLGDAIKLERVDADAIRSKRDVMFYFTGAVSVPGLSSLQFLPGAIADHLTSTGGALTSSKQMSVLRWLEAGATGSYGTAVEPCNHLAKFPHPGVVMARYAEGATLLEAYWKSVAWPGEGVFVGEPLARPFAPRVVQSTEGHADLAVFSPEWKNLPLQGANSAIGPYRPVELYPIHPGFNDVRLKFPQSGAFYRMIP; the protein is encoded by the coding sequence ATGATCGGGCGATTGCCGTTGCTGTTGGTCTTCGTCCTGGCATGGGCAGGGAGCGCCCTGGCGGTACCTGCTTTTGAACTGGGCAGAACGGGCCTGGAGCCGCGCGATCTGGCCGTGGTGATCAACGAAGACGACCCTATCAGCGTCAAGTCGGGCGAGTATTATGCCCAGCGGCGCGGTATCCCTTCGGAAAATCTGGTCCGTGTGCGCTTTCCGTACAAGGACGAGGTGCTCTCGCGGGGCGATTTTCAACGCCTCAAAAGCGAGGTGGACCGGCTGACGCCCTCTCACGTGCAGGCCTACGCCCTGGCCTGGACTACGCCTTACCGTGTCGATTGCATGTCCATCACGGCGGCCTTTACCTTTGGTTTCGACCCGGCCTACTGCTCCCGCAGCAAGTGCGGTACCACCAAGGCGAGCCCCTATTTCAACTCGCCCAGCCGCGCGCCCCACCAGGATCTCGCCATGCGGCCCTCGATGATGCTGGCGGGGCAGACCTACCAGGACGTCAAGGCCCTGATCGACCGGGGTATCTCTGCCGATTTCACCTACCCCAGGGGGACTGGTTACCTGGTCAATACCAAGGACAAGAACCGGAGCGTGCGTTCGGTGTACTTCGACGAGATCGTTCGCGTACTCGGCGATGCCATCAAGTTGGAGCGGGTTGACGCCGATGCCATCCGCAGCAAGCGGGACGTGATGTTCTATTTCACCGGGGCGGTCAGCGTGCCGGGGCTGTCCAGCCTCCAGTTCCTGCCGGGAGCGATTGCGGACCACCTCACATCCACGGGCGGGGCGCTCACCAGCAGCAAGCAGATGAGCGTCTTGCGCTGGCTGGAGGCCGGCGCGACCGGGAGCTACGGCACCGCGGTGGAGCCGTGCAATCACCTAGCCAAGTTTCCGCATCCCGGCGTCGTCATGGCGCGCTATGCCGAAGGCGCCACCTTGCTGGAAGCCTACTGGAAGAGCGTGGCCTGGCCCGGGGAAGGCGTCTTCGTGGGCGAACCCCTGGCGCGCCCGTTTGCGCCGCGTGTGGTGCAGTCGACGGAGGGGCACGCCGACCTGGCAGTTTTCAGCCCGGAGTGGAAGAACCTGCCACTGCAGGGTGCCAACTCGGCCATCGGCCCTTACCGCCCGGTAGAGCTTTACCCGATACATCCCGGTTTCAACGATGTGCGCCTCAAGTTCCCTCAATCCGGCGCCTTTTACCGAATGATCCCTTGA
- the rpsI gene encoding 30S ribosomal protein S9 yields the protein MAQTQNYGTGRRKSAVARVYAKSGTGQIIINNKTLEEYFGRKTDRMIVRQPLELLEIGEKFDIIVKVMGGGPSGQAGAIRHGLTRALMDYDETLRPALRRAGYVTRDAREVERKKVGLHKARRRPQYSKR from the coding sequence ATGGCACAAACTCAGAATTACGGAACCGGTCGCCGCAAGAGCGCAGTGGCGCGTGTGTACGCCAAGTCCGGCACGGGGCAGATCATCATCAACAACAAGACGCTGGAAGAATATTTCGGCCGCAAGACGGACCGCATGATCGTCCGTCAGCCCCTCGAACTGCTGGAGATCGGTGAGAAATTCGATATCATCGTGAAGGTCATGGGCGGTGGCCCGTCTGGCCAGGCCGGTGCTATCCGTCACGGTTTGACCCGCGCTCTGATGGACTACGACGAAACCTTGCGTCCTGCGCTGCGCCGGGCGGGCTATGTCACCCGCGACGCTCGTGAGGTGGAACGCAAGAAGGTCGGCTTGCACAAGGCACGTCGCCGTCCGCAGTACTCCAAGCGTTAA